The following proteins come from a genomic window of Gimesia chilikensis:
- the moaC gene encoding cyclic pyranopterin monophosphate synthase MoaC has translation MSELTHFDDEGASRMVDVGGKDVTARVAVAESFVTMEPATQRLILDRQVSKGDVLEIARIAGIMATKKTADLIPLCHPLSISSVRLDYEVQNETTIRIIATVKIDGKTGVEMEALTAVSITALTIYDMCKAVDRGMSLGPTRLVEKSGGKSGHFIREDA, from the coding sequence GAACTGACCCATTTTGATGACGAGGGTGCCAGCCGCATGGTTGATGTGGGGGGCAAGGATGTGACCGCGCGGGTCGCGGTGGCAGAGTCCTTCGTCACAATGGAGCCAGCCACACAAAGACTGATACTGGATCGTCAGGTCTCTAAGGGAGACGTGCTTGAGATTGCCCGGATCGCCGGGATCATGGCGACGAAAAAGACGGCAGACCTGATTCCCCTGTGTCATCCGTTGAGTATCAGCAGCGTGCGCCTGGATTATGAAGTTCAGAACGAGACTACCATCCGGATCATCGCCACCGTCAAGATTGATGGGAAAACAGGTGTGGAAATGGAAGCCCTGACAGCCGTCAGCATTACAGCACTCACCATTTACGATATGTGTAAAGCCGTTGACCGGGGAATGAGTCTGGGACCGACTCGTCTGGTGGAAAAATCGGGTGGCAAAAGCGGACATTTTATCCGCGAAGATGCCTGA